One Zymoseptoria tritici IPO323 chromosome 3, whole genome shotgun sequence genomic region harbors:
- the PDB1 gene encoding pyruvate dehydrogenase E1, BETA subunit (pyruvate dehydrogenase (acetyl-transferring); MtPDC (mitochondrial pyruvate dehydogenase complex); pyruvate decarboxylase; pyruvate dehydrogenase; pyruvate dehydrogenase (lipoamide); pyruvate dehydrogenase complex; pyruvate:lipoamide 2-oxidoreductase (decarboxylating and acceptor-acetylating); pyruvic acid dehydrogenase; pyruvic dehydrogenase), whose amino-acid sequence MVAARFVRPAAQLLRTQPSAALSRSTFQKLSVPAVSRWRNYATGQKEMTVREALNEAMVEEMEKNPKVFVLGEEVAQYNGAYKVTKGLLDRFGDKRVIDSPITESGFCGLTVGAALAGLHPVCEFMTFNFAMQAIDQIINSAAKTHYMSGGIQPCNITFRGPNGFAAGVAAQHSQDYSAWYGSIPGLKVVAPYSAEDAKGLLKAAIRDPNPVCVLENELLYGLSFPMSEEAQSDDFVIPFGKAKIERPGKDLTIVTLSRCVGQSLQAAEILKSKYGVEAEVINLRSIKPLDVEAIVKSVKKTGHMMAVESGFPSFGVGAEIIALTAEYAFDYLEAPPVRVTGAEVPTPYAQKLEEMAFPTEQLIADYAAKLLRV is encoded by the exons ATGGTCGCCGCCCGCTTCGTGCGCCCCGCGGCGCAGCTCCTCCGCACCCAACCCTCCGCAGCTCTCTCCCGATCCACCTTTCAAAAATTGTCAGTGCCGGCCGTGTCACGATGGAGGAACTATGCGACGGGTCAGAAGGAGATGACGGTCCGTGAGGCGCTCAATGAGGCCAtggtcgaggagatggagaagaaccCAAAAGTTTTCGTCCTTGGTGAGGAGGTTGCACAGTACAACGGCGC ATACAAGGTCACCAAAGGCCTACTAGATCGCTTCGGCGACAAGCGAGTCATCGACAGTCCCATCACCGAGTCTGGATTCTGCGGTCTCACTGTCGGCGCCGCATTGGCGGGTCTGCACCCCGTCTGCGAGTTCATGACCTTCAACTTCGCTATGCAAGCCATTGATCAAATCATCAACTCCGCCGCAAAGACACATTACATGTCTGGAGGCATCCAACCCTGCAACATCACCTTCCGTGGGCCCAACGGTTTCGCCGCCGGTGTGGCTGCTCAGCACTCCCAGGACTACTCGGCGTGGTACGGCTCTATCCCAGGTCTCAAGGTCGTCGCGCCATACTCCGCAGAGGACGCCAAGGGTCTGCTCAAAGCTGCCATTCGCGATCCTAACCCGGTGTGTGTGCTCGAGAACGAGCTCCTTTACGGTCTCTCCTTCCCCATGAGCGAAGAGGCGCAAAGCGACGACTTTGTCATTCCG TTCGGCAAAGCCAAAATCGAGCGCCCCGGAAAGGATCTCACCATCGTCACCCTCTCCCGCTGCGTCGGACAATCCCTCCAAGCCGCCGAGATCCTCAAGAGCAAGTACGGAGTCGAAGCAGAAGTCATCAACCTCCGCAGCATCAAGCCTCTCGACGTCGAAGCGATTGTCAAATCCGTCAAGAAGACCGGCcacatgatggcggtggagtCGGGCTTCCCCAGCTTCGGCGTGGGTGCCGAGATCATCGCCCTCACGGCCGAGTACGCTTTCGATTACCTGGAGGCACCTCCTGTTCGCGTCACGGGCGCGGAGGTCCCGACTCCGTATGCGCAGAAGTTAGAGGAGATGGCCTTCCCGACGGAGCAGCTGATTGCGGATTATGCGGCCAAGTTGCTTCGCGTATAG